From the Procambarus clarkii isolate CNS0578487 chromosome 70, FALCON_Pclarkii_2.0, whole genome shotgun sequence genome, one window contains:
- the LOC123744861 gene encoding stromelysin-3 isoform X2 — translation MWKLMIVVLVIVAVQLSPAWALPFKSRPTDSTNSTSSTNTSNSTNTTSSTNTTEENNDAAKIYLAAYGYLIPKEPRTSPLHSFSSSSSSSSSSSSSSPSQPSSEDLFQQAVKTFQSVAGLEPTGKVTEETLKQMFAPRCGIKDNFDPNITQGHDRSKRYVHEGSKWKMQSLSYKISKYPPNLPAADVDRDIFKAFKAWSDVSPLTFQQQTSGKVNIDIRFARLRHGDSDPFDGIGGVLAHAYYPLYGGDAHFDTDEAWTTNSYSGTNLMQVAAHEFGHSLGLGHSPVKESLMAPFYKGFEPEITLNTDDIQGIQSLYGKPVAGAASESTSVTGDAGSESGNGGFDDPGQQGGSGSASGGVLCNDASVDTIFTSVDGEVYVLKGDEYWRLTTSGVADGYPRKITDNWPQLPTNIEAAFTGSNGKTYFFKGDSYWRYSGLTPDQGYPKPISSGFPGIPDSLDAVTPSYANDVIYFFKGDQYWRFPTKSSNSLRNRNSNARRNSKRKNKNTVEQRSLSKWKGLPSNLDAVILYNQNAYYFFKDGKYWRTHKAESWMDTDNPAFPRDVGYWWFGCQSPKTSGLQGGHQVDTVSQEGLHSCDKYDADDSDDY, via the exons ATATACCTGGCCGCCTACGGATACCTGATCCCTAAAGAACCACGCACCTCCCCCCTtcactccttctcctcctcttcctcttcctcctcttcctcttcctcctcctcaccatcccagcCTTCCTCCGAGGACCTCTTCCAGCAAGCCGTCAAGACTTTCCAG AGTGTGGCGGGGCTGGAGCCGACGGGTAAGGTGACGGAGGAAACGCTGAAACAAATGTTCGCTCCTCGCTGTGGCATCAAGGACAACTTCGACCCCAACATCACCCAGGGGCATGACAGGAGCAAACGCTACGTTCATGAAG GTTCCAAATGGAAGATGCAGAGCCTCAGCTATAAGATATCTAAGTACCCACCCAACCTGCCCGCGGCGGACGTCGACAGGGATATCTTCAAAGCTTTCAAG GCGTGGTCTGACGTGTCACCACTGACCTTCCAGCAGCAGACCTCCGGCAAGGTGAACATCGATATCCGCTTCGCAAGACTTCGGCACGGAGACTCTGATCCCTTcgacggcatcgggggcgtcctggcCCACGCCTACTACCCCTTGTACGGCGGAGACGCTCACTTCGACACGGACGAGGCCTGGACTACCAACTCCTACAGCG GAACCAACTTGATGCAGGTGGCGGCGCATGAGTTCGGCCACTCGCTGGGCCTAGGGCACTCTCCGGTAAAAGAATCACTCATGGCTCCCTTCTACAAGGGCTTCGAACCCGAGATCACTCTCAATACAGACGACATCCAAGGCATCCAG TCCCTGTACGGAAAGCCAGTAGCAGGAGCAGCAAGTGAGAGTACCAGTGTTACCGGGGACGCTGGCAGCGAGTCCGGTAACGGAGGGTTTGATGACCCAGGCCAGCAGGGAGGCTCAGGCTCAGCCTCAGGTGGTGTGCTGTGTAACGACGCAAGTGTTGACACAATTTTCACTTCAGTAGATGGCGAGGTGTATGTCTTAAAGG GAGACGAGTACTGGCGCCTGACCACCTCTGGGGTTGCAGACGGCTACCCACGAAAGATTACCGACAACTGGCCACAACTTCCCACTAACATAGAAGCTGCCTTCACCGGGAGCAACGGCAAGACCTATTTCTTCAAG GGAGACAGTTACTGGCGCTACAGCGGCCTGACGCCCGACCAGGGATACCCGAAGCCGATCAGCAGTGGTTTCCCAGGGATTCCAGATTCCTTGGATGCTGTCACTCCCTCCTACGCTAACGACGTCATCTATTTCTTCAAG GGCGATCAGTATTGGCGATTCCCAACAAAAAGTTCAAATTCACTTCGAAACAGAAATAGCAACGCGAGAAGGAACTCCAAACGCAAAAATAAGAACACAGTCGAGCAGAGGAGCTTATCCAAATGGAAGGGTCTTCCGAGCAATCTGGATGCCGTCATTCTCTACAATCAAAACGCCTATTACTTCTTCAAG GACGGAAAGTACTGGAGGACGCACAAAGCAGAGTCCTGGATGGATACAGACAACCCAGCCTTCCCACGCGACGTTGGCTACTGGTGGTTCGGCTGTCAGTCCCCG AAGACTTCGGGTCTCCAGGGCGGCCACCAGGTGGACAccgtctcccaggaaggtctacaCTCCTGTGACAAGTATGATGCAG ATGACTCGGACGACTACTAG
- the LOC123744861 gene encoding stromelysin-3 isoform X1 — translation MWKLMIVVLVIVAVQLSPAWALPFKSRPTDSTNSTSSTNTSNSTNTTSSTNTTEENNDAAKIYLAAYGYLIPKEPRTSPLHSFSSSSSSSSSSSSSSPSQPSSEDLFQQAVKTFQSVAGLEPTGKVTEETLKQMFAPRCGIKDNFDPNITQGHDRSKRYVHEGSKWKMQSLSYKISKYPPNLPAADVDRDIFKAFKAWSDVSPLTFQQQTSGKVNIDIRFARLRHGDSDPFDGIGGVLAHAYYPLYGGDAHFDTDEAWTTNSYSGTNLMQVAAHEFGHSLGLGHSPVKESLMAPFYKGFEPEITLNTDDIQGIQSLYGKPVAGAASESTSVTGDAGSESGNGGFDDPGQQGGSGSASGGVLCNDASVDTIFTSVDGEVYVLKGDEYWRLTTSGVADGYPRKITDNWPQLPTNIEAAFTGSNGKTYFFKGDSYWRYSGLTPDQGYPKPISSGFPGIPDSLDAVTPSYANDVIYFFKGDQYWRFPTKSSNSLRNRNSNARRNSKRKNKNTVEQRSLSKWKGLPSNLDAVILYNQNAYYFFKDGKYWRTHKAESWMDTDNPAFPRDVGYWWFGCQSPVQKTSGLQGGHQVDTVSQEGLHSCDKYDADDSDDY, via the exons ATATACCTGGCCGCCTACGGATACCTGATCCCTAAAGAACCACGCACCTCCCCCCTtcactccttctcctcctcttcctcttcctcctcttcctcttcctcctcctcaccatcccagcCTTCCTCCGAGGACCTCTTCCAGCAAGCCGTCAAGACTTTCCAG AGTGTGGCGGGGCTGGAGCCGACGGGTAAGGTGACGGAGGAAACGCTGAAACAAATGTTCGCTCCTCGCTGTGGCATCAAGGACAACTTCGACCCCAACATCACCCAGGGGCATGACAGGAGCAAACGCTACGTTCATGAAG GTTCCAAATGGAAGATGCAGAGCCTCAGCTATAAGATATCTAAGTACCCACCCAACCTGCCCGCGGCGGACGTCGACAGGGATATCTTCAAAGCTTTCAAG GCGTGGTCTGACGTGTCACCACTGACCTTCCAGCAGCAGACCTCCGGCAAGGTGAACATCGATATCCGCTTCGCAAGACTTCGGCACGGAGACTCTGATCCCTTcgacggcatcgggggcgtcctggcCCACGCCTACTACCCCTTGTACGGCGGAGACGCTCACTTCGACACGGACGAGGCCTGGACTACCAACTCCTACAGCG GAACCAACTTGATGCAGGTGGCGGCGCATGAGTTCGGCCACTCGCTGGGCCTAGGGCACTCTCCGGTAAAAGAATCACTCATGGCTCCCTTCTACAAGGGCTTCGAACCCGAGATCACTCTCAATACAGACGACATCCAAGGCATCCAG TCCCTGTACGGAAAGCCAGTAGCAGGAGCAGCAAGTGAGAGTACCAGTGTTACCGGGGACGCTGGCAGCGAGTCCGGTAACGGAGGGTTTGATGACCCAGGCCAGCAGGGAGGCTCAGGCTCAGCCTCAGGTGGTGTGCTGTGTAACGACGCAAGTGTTGACACAATTTTCACTTCAGTAGATGGCGAGGTGTATGTCTTAAAGG GAGACGAGTACTGGCGCCTGACCACCTCTGGGGTTGCAGACGGCTACCCACGAAAGATTACCGACAACTGGCCACAACTTCCCACTAACATAGAAGCTGCCTTCACCGGGAGCAACGGCAAGACCTATTTCTTCAAG GGAGACAGTTACTGGCGCTACAGCGGCCTGACGCCCGACCAGGGATACCCGAAGCCGATCAGCAGTGGTTTCCCAGGGATTCCAGATTCCTTGGATGCTGTCACTCCCTCCTACGCTAACGACGTCATCTATTTCTTCAAG GGCGATCAGTATTGGCGATTCCCAACAAAAAGTTCAAATTCACTTCGAAACAGAAATAGCAACGCGAGAAGGAACTCCAAACGCAAAAATAAGAACACAGTCGAGCAGAGGAGCTTATCCAAATGGAAGGGTCTTCCGAGCAATCTGGATGCCGTCATTCTCTACAATCAAAACGCCTATTACTTCTTCAAG GACGGAAAGTACTGGAGGACGCACAAAGCAGAGTCCTGGATGGATACAGACAACCCAGCCTTCCCACGCGACGTTGGCTACTGGTGGTTCGGCTGTCAGTCCCCG GTACAGAAGACTTCGGGTCTCCAGGGCGGCCACCAGGTGGACAccgtctcccaggaaggtctacaCTCCTGTGACAAGTATGATGCAG ATGACTCGGACGACTACTAG